From one Anaerolineae bacterium genomic stretch:
- the dnaK gene encoding molecular chaperone DnaK: MAKIVGIDLGTTNSVIAIVEGGEPIVIHNAEGERLTPSVVAFTKTGERLVGRPAKRQAIINPENTVFSIKRFMGRRYEEVEEERRRVPYKVVRGPQGDARVYIPITGKEYTPQEISAMILAKLKADAEAYLGEPVTKAVITVPAYFNDSQRQATKDAGRIAGLEVLRIINEPTAAALAYGLDKKENEKILVFDLGGGTFDVSILEVGDGVIEVLATAGDTHLGGDDYDQRIIEWICDEFYKEHRIDLRQDRQALQRLKEAAEKAKIELSTLMETEINLPFITADASGPKHLQMRLTRAKFEQLTADLTERLKGPFMQALSDARLRPQDLDEVILVGGATRMPAVQKLVRELTGKEPHKGVNPDEVVAIGAAIQAAVLAGEIRDVLLLDVTPLSLGVETLGGIMHVLIPRNTTIPVRKSEIFTTAEDGQTAVEIHVLQGERPMAADNITLGRFRLEGIPPAPRGVPQIEVTFDIDANGILNVSARDMATGREQKITITASTNLTQAEIERMIREAQQYAEQDRRKRELAEARNQADNLVYSIEKLLREMGDRIPPDDRRELEARIAEVKEAMKGDDIGAIRRAMERLQQASYRLSERWYSTQTRPGGNGQRPPEGEHQGDVVEGEYRTM; this comes from the coding sequence ATGGCGAAGATAGTGGGCATTGACCTTGGAACTACTAACTCTGTTATTGCGATTGTGGAAGGCGGTGAACCCATTGTGATCCATAACGCTGAAGGGGAACGCCTTACCCCCTCAGTAGTGGCCTTCACCAAGACCGGGGAGAGGCTCGTAGGTAGGCCTGCCAAACGCCAGGCCATAATTAACCCCGAAAATACTGTATTTTCTATCAAACGCTTTATGGGCCGCCGATACGAAGAGGTAGAAGAAGAAAGGAGGCGTGTCCCCTATAAGGTCGTCAGAGGGCCCCAGGGAGACGCTCGCGTTTACATTCCTATCACTGGCAAAGAGTATACACCTCAGGAAATTTCAGCCATGATTCTGGCCAAACTCAAGGCTGATGCGGAAGCTTACCTGGGCGAGCCCGTGACCAAAGCAGTAATTACCGTTCCCGCCTATTTCAACGACTCCCAGCGTCAGGCCACCAAAGATGCGGGGCGCATCGCTGGCCTTGAGGTGCTCCGCATCATCAATGAGCCCACCGCTGCAGCCCTCGCCTACGGGCTGGACAAGAAGGAGAACGAGAAAATCCTGGTCTTTGACCTGGGTGGCGGCACCTTTGACGTCTCCATCCTTGAGGTGGGCGATGGTGTTATAGAGGTCCTGGCAACAGCTGGCGATACTCATCTTGGTGGCGATGATTACGACCAGAGAATCATTGAGTGGATATGCGATGAGTTTTACAAAGAGCACCGGATAGATTTGCGCCAGGACCGCCAGGCCCTCCAGCGTTTGAAGGAAGCGGCCGAGAAGGCCAAAATAGAGCTTTCTACCCTGATGGAAACGGAAATTAACCTGCCCTTCATCACGGCTGATGCTTCCGGGCCCAAGCACCTGCAGATGCGTCTTACCAGAGCCAAGTTTGAACAGCTCACGGCAGACCTTACGGAGCGGCTCAAGGGGCCCTTCATGCAGGCTCTGAGCGATGCCAGGCTCAGGCCTCAGGACCTGGACGAAGTAATCCTTGTGGGCGGCGCTACCCGGATGCCAGCAGTACAGAAGCTCGTCCGGGAACTGACGGGCAAAGAGCCCCACAAGGGAGTTAACCCCGATGAGGTGGTGGCCATAGGGGCAGCTATACAGGCAGCCGTCCTGGCAGGGGAAATTAGAGACGTGCTCCTTCTGGACGTTACACCTCTGAGCCTGGGCGTTGAAACCCTGGGCGGGATAATGCACGTCCTCATCCCCCGCAACACCACTATTCCGGTGCGTAAGAGTGAGATTTTCACTACCGCCGAGGATGGCCAGACCGCAGTGGAAATCCATGTGCTTCAGGGAGAGCGCCCCATGGCGGCCGATAACATAACCCTGGGTCGCTTCCGCCTGGAGGGGATACCCCCTGCTCCAAGAGGGGTTCCCCAGATAGAGGTAACTTTTGACATTGACGCCAACGGAATCCTCAATGTCTCGGCCAGGGATATGGCCACCGGCCGGGAGCAGAAGATAACCATAACGGCCTCCACTAACCTTACCCAGGCCGAAATTGAACGCATGATAAGAGAAGCCCAGCAGTACGCGGAGCAGGACCGGCGCAAGCGCGAGCTGGCCGAGGCCCGCAACCAGGCCGATAACCTCGTCTACTCCATTGAAAAGCTCCTGCGGGAAATGGGTGATAGAATCCCACCCGATGACCGCCGCGAGCTGGAAGCCCGCATAGCTGAGGTCAAAGAAGCCATGAAGGGTGACGACATAGGGGCCATCAGAAGGGCTATGGAGCGGCTCCAGCAGGCCAGCTATCGCTTGTCCGAAAGGTGGTATAGCACCCAGACAAGGCCCGGAGGCAATGGCCAGCGTCCTCCTGAGGGAGAACATCAGGGAGACGTGGTAGAAGGTGAATACAGGACAATGTAA
- a CDS encoding geranylgeranyl reductase family protein, translating to MVKVESGLCSYCGGCVSLCPQKALSLAETRVVVGEACNDCGLCVRVCPSGALSIPRATSRAVHPSPDSSYDVVVIGAGPAGSMAALYAARHGASVLLLEKRQEIGSPVRCAEGISAEALRRFFEPMPSFVASTITGAAFYFQDGKTFKLWKSFQAGEGFILERRIFDRFLAEEAARAGAKVLVKTPAVGLLMDGGRIRGVRVKAAGVEKEVEAKVVIAADGVESEAGRWAGINTTLPPKEAISCAQFLLSGIEVDPSITLYYLTPEFAPGGYAWVFPKGEGKANVGLGVQANLAREPAINYLVRFIESIPALSKGSPVTLITGLVPLRPLETIVGPGIILVGDAAGQVDPLTGGGIPFAMAAGALAGEVAARFAQGESPLEEYRERWEEKWGRKLRRNYNLKEQFPPEVRTGESFLRLFAAATGSVK from the coding sequence ATGGTAAAAGTAGAGTCAGGCCTTTGCTCATACTGTGGGGGATGTGTCAGCCTTTGTCCTCAGAAAGCCCTCTCCCTGGCCGAAACGAGGGTTGTGGTCGGTGAGGCCTGTAACGATTGCGGCCTGTGTGTTAGGGTTTGCCCCAGTGGAGCTTTATCTATCCCAAGGGCTACCTCCAGGGCCGTTCATCCTTCTCCTGATTCCTCCTATGATGTGGTGGTAATCGGGGCCGGGCCGGCTGGCTCTATGGCTGCCCTGTACGCTGCCCGCCACGGAGCTTCGGTCCTGCTTCTGGAAAAGCGACAAGAAATAGGGAGCCCTGTCCGCTGCGCCGAAGGGATATCGGCTGAGGCTCTCAGGAGATTCTTTGAACCCATGCCTTCTTTCGTGGCCTCTACCATCACCGGGGCCGCCTTCTATTTCCAGGATGGGAAGACCTTTAAGCTCTGGAAATCCTTCCAGGCCGGGGAAGGTTTTATCCTGGAGCGCCGGATATTTGACCGTTTCCTGGCGGAGGAAGCTGCCAGGGCTGGAGCTAAGGTTCTGGTCAAAACCCCGGCCGTCGGCCTGCTTATGGACGGAGGCAGAATAAGAGGGGTCAGGGTTAAAGCTGCGGGAGTGGAGAAAGAAGTGGAAGCTAAGGTGGTTATAGCCGCCGACGGAGTCGAATCGGAAGCAGGGCGATGGGCAGGGATTAATACTACCTTGCCTCCGAAAGAAGCTATCTCCTGCGCTCAGTTTCTCCTCTCCGGAATTGAGGTGGACCCATCTATTACTCTTTACTACCTGACTCCTGAGTTTGCCCCCGGTGGTTATGCCTGGGTTTTCCCGAAAGGCGAAGGGAAGGCCAACGTCGGCCTTGGGGTGCAGGCCAATCTGGCCAGAGAGCCTGCAATCAATTACCTGGTGCGGTTCATTGAATCCATCCCGGCCCTCTCTAAGGGAAGCCCTGTAACCCTCATTACCGGCCTGGTTCCCCTGCGACCTCTGGAAACCATTGTGGGGCCGGGGATAATACTGGTAGGAGATGCAGCCGGGCAGGTGGACCCCTTGACCGGCGGGGGAATTCCTTTCGCCATGGCTGCTGGAGCTCTGGCAGGAGAAGTAGCCGCTCGTTTTGCCCAGGGAGAATCGCCCCTGGAGGAATACAGAGAAAGGTGGGAAGAAAAGTGGGGAAGGAAGCTCAGGAGGAATTACAACCTCAAAGAGCAATTTCCACCTGAAGTTAGAACAGGGGAGAGTTTCCTGAGGCTTTTCGCTGCTGCCACAGGTTCGGTTAAATAA
- the nrdR gene encoding transcriptional regulator NrdR, translated as MLRCPYCGSTESRVTDTRHSPKGIRRRRVCKSCGKRFTSYETVMATPVVIKRDGRREEFDREKLLTGIRKACAKRPIPFETIENLADEIEDRIRAMGKAEVPSRLIGQMVLEKLKELDQVAYIRFASVYLPLEDLESLKREIEKLLGEE; from the coding sequence GTGCTGAGGTGTCCTTACTGTGGAAGCACCGAATCCAGGGTGACCGATACCCGCCATAGCCCCAAGGGTATCCGAAGGCGAAGGGTATGTAAGAGCTGCGGGAAGCGGTTTACTTCCTACGAAACCGTGATGGCTACCCCTGTGGTGATTAAAAGGGACGGACGCAGGGAGGAGTTTGACCGGGAAAAGCTTTTAACGGGAATCCGGAAGGCCTGCGCTAAAAGGCCCATTCCCTTTGAAACTATTGAAAACCTTGCCGATGAAATTGAGGATAGAATCCGGGCCATGGGCAAAGCCGAAGTCCCAAGCCGCCTCATCGGTCAGATGGTCCTGGAGAAGCTCAAGGAGCTGGACCAGGTGGCTTACATACGCTTCGCCTCGGTTTACCTGCCCCTGGAGGATCTGGAAAGTCTGAAGAGGGAGATAGAGAAACTCCTGGGAGAGGAGTAA